One genomic window of Paramormyrops kingsleyae isolate MSU_618 chromosome 22, PKINGS_0.4, whole genome shotgun sequence includes the following:
- the tcf20 gene encoding transcription factor 20: MPNEHAEVQQQTPRNTQNQHTHHQMSLHSSHASLMQGYGARSRGGGGGKGLQGSHLSENPYQKEAIDYYMSVSGKQSSRRGSQGLEYGVSFGYSDVGGQVPHQYRHAGNGPGSSVMSHYQLDYTASAATGGNSSSNSSKSGTGAFSPTHQYCLSQNPSVQSTPGHQMHPRQQGQDYSSHQPFPQRQQHRGYPLSGHRPLPQFSRVPLSNASAESARAYNFSPQRYLSGGATSNFECEISNSGSGNSKTGSNHGSVKPSNMAQFDSSRLSYSSSNYPAYDFHTSQSPHKQSVYSHRYTQNNLKPDYDSSNKIISSSLTSCSPYPKYPQASTASSNSHNSSMPQYVSQEIPKSVTQNQQPQVHPNFSPISNPSPAASGIQSPNCSSSPSPLLGASEGLGNSAVNPSELTSTTSIPNRRNSHNQILRAAPQLSPTPSSNSSVSSFGSSSGNVNTIGINASPSGSHSVLTQSQLGRGKICDENYSSLYPSSVDKLTRDPGINSLNALTSQVANIPNTVQHMLLSDSLISKNRGKDEPAYETGEHYQMLQNSHGLAANQEGSKTMSNSCSDSATRTVRMDMGGAQPDSGMNESTEVVKREGEENSSGGGDSMTRQTSGTSTESGYNHSSQNLAKQGLPLELVVGASKIKRQTLAFPRGNEHSIHSTSSSSPSSLPSSVEPSPNIPPPCTLSSFTSTSVSPSPTLKSPKEPIVRSIDRRNCNKLQENYDANGRKKKNQADQDITVTLEGSRSDMPRIGNDKLESHDKRKAEEAQKGSTTLSGKVEDCEKIVKTQNLDNPHKILKTGETQNTGGVGVIVSTRSEMTEHNTLLESPQGAPSAPQHLDNELQNSQNSTDKIHSSNAFKDARCVNGQGGGSICTLPSVNGTNIPPEPSYEQSPSCHHSGKQRSPYGYSELVGSMMDLKKAGSIETSTGKEANLRYESQHQPPLSYIPGQKKGMVPTGIMKLGRRGTIRDQDINPPVQQSSASILQEVLQGYHTEKTYDHTKNSVNVPDTHPQSQNMAHNLSRHSYGVSKSMMPRSLVPQTGLSQDHQASLPAAVPVKDYPLNLKQSSTTGIGQDPPPTSWAPVGVGRAHGESSGKSKMATSPNRPAAILPETTESSQQPPLKNINLADYLLPHRIPFTNPQTSSSAVQQLLLQDTEPIGGSDLPVKKPPMASSSSSSERCSVICDVSLQSTPEKEKDRHEDEVKETCKETGYTGASVIQQSHSTTLEGLQDNSKENKSEVKMETECSASKEVFSQNDNPTLYCGQLPEKKSAFRQQSRSPYTSVNTSTDNHSLSTGENRHINVSNVNPSHFHQAPRTLSSNLNLQASPSTRCQSNYPGIDGCGSHSGYGFENFRERSHFLSQIPPQHDIPSKFQFGNSQPNKKLQMYSHSHPHQYSQDTDDKREWEALHKNRISKDMMVSSSSGSSSQQYRSQAGMSSQASHSDPGGQPKLLHQQFSRQGSYYDMKIWNLSQSGREGGGTLECTQPVFQTNQTGVVTPGSDTSRGVTEKVKSFPSVPSSQKPSAHGSFAGSTVNLGTQQGRSPVKTERAGETNPLMMRRRVRSFISPIPAKRQHQDLPQQQRSTQTLYPSPLSNTASRHHDTGPSSPDVPHSGMAIPDANCNKLAQNMMLTSPSSQGKTNILPPRKGRGLKLEAIVQKITPNVKNNRSLTDFACTPLTGSSHTDLVHYNSDNQEQESCIGDSLSESVTGHGSSHSYLDEGLSLEEIMSYKGVEEIGPLAPTAYPCDLQQNPPIVKFGTSGNINRSAVEDLKQETHFSIEGHGPQFTEKDSSGEGKEELRLSTDFTLLGPLPPAPPLPCPVQASPPPSSSVLSDIQQFTNTYQQLETRRGEDSAESFLRKKLTDSGLGLGLDDYSSRDFYGPSSFHHNQHQRQCLLPRHPNSLQIHQQSPFGQTLSSMSNSSQLNELKPLETVVPKGYFPSGKKKGRPVGSVNKQKRAQVQSQNASINASPVISTPIQIPGPTATAETIPSTVTTTQISVPTSVTDTKESFEVPSNASQMLNMDIENKDVHPKVEFEQTDQGLCKEDDSQRAKLEEKQQKRRRRVGGLMGKEILQACAGTEEKCATGIFQDNRKSVFSPYIHVERKQEIGAVCTIVNEEQEKSKGEKKEGVKADNLLNLLSSEIKMDIDIEVVKEKTKMEQVDSSLLQSCTAGKTIPLSGYVLSGPVSTETGNSGQLLCCLCKKWANYKNLGDLYGPYYPPEYVASLPKNHPQIRNSLGTAKLGNKGADLGTCTTESTKQDTQQIEPQMLKPTLDTVYAGNEAEKQSTVTTTNATSTVDGGRVLENIDNVYNNMDLNQKSDPFPELTDIVSAVMKQELEQPQEQQNQDQLTEDTQPRPQHRKLTSHPRFKRRHRPGDDLPKTTQSNFKTSLPFQPPPQLLNQDPSEPLAHLAQLPEVPLDHNELWVHEGCIAWASGVFLVNGRLYGLQEALDGAMDTSCSYCEQVGAALGCYSKGCSLRCHYVCAIADCSLNEENFSLRCPKHKFSQKNAVEKGVLSEQSEMG; the protein is encoded by the exons ATGCCTAACGAACATGCTGAGGTCCAACAGCAAACACCACGGAACACTCAGAACCAGCACACTCACCACCAGATGTCCCTTCACTCCAGCCATGCTTCCCTCATGCAGGGTTATGGGGCTAGAAGCAGAGGCGGTGGAGGTGGGAAAGGGTTGCAAGGTAGTCACTTGAGTGAAAATCCATACCAAAAAGAAGCCATTGATTATTATATGTCAGTGAGTGGAAAACAAAGTTCAAGGAGAGGGAGCCAAGGACTGGAATATGGGGTCAGTTTTGGATATTCGGATGTAGGTGGACAAGTGCCTCACCAATATCGACATGCTGGAAATGGTCCAGGGTCTTCTGTGATGTCTCACTATCAGCTGGACTACACTGCTTCAGCTGCCACTGGTGGAAATAGCAGTAGCAACAGTAGTAAAAGTGGTACTGGAGCCTTTTCTCCTACACATCAGTATTGCTTAAGTCAAAATCCCTCAGTCCAATCAACTCCTGGACACCAGATGCACCCACGCCAACAGGGTCAAGATTACTCTTCCCATCAACCCTTTCCACAAAGGCAGCAGCACAGAGGTTATCCTCTTTCTGGACATAGACCACTTCCCCAGTTCTCCCGGGTCCCTTTGTCTAATGCATCTGCAGAGTCAGCTAGGGCATACAATTTTTCTCCACAGAGGTATCTTAGTGGGGGTGCTActagcaattttgagtgtgaaATTAGTAATTCAGGTAGTGGCAATTCAAAAACTGGCTCAAACCATGGTTCAGTTAAGCCAAGTAATATGGCACAGTTTGACAGCAGTCGGCTAAGCTATAGCTCTTCAAATTACCCAGCATATGATTTCCATACTTCTCAGTCACCTCATAAACAATCTGTTTACTCACATCGATACACCCAGAATAATTTGAAACCAGACTATGATTCATCCAATAAAATTATTTCCTCCAGTTTAACTTCCTGCTCACCTTACCCTAAATACCCTCAGGCTTCCACTGCATCCTCAAACTCCCACAATTCTTCAATGCCTCAGTACGTCTCCCAAGAGATACCCAAATCTGTAACTCAGAATCAGCAACCACAGGTCCATCCAAACTTCAGCCCAATTTCTAATCCATCTCCAGCTGCCTCAGGAATACAGTCACCCAACTGTAGCTCATCACCTTCTCCCCTGTTGGGTGCTTCTGAAGGTCTAGGAAACTCTGCTGTTAACCCCAGTGAATTGACATCAACTACTTCTATTCCAAATCGTCGAAACAGCCACAATCAGATATTGCGAGCGGCACCTCAGTTGAGTCCCACACCCAGCTCTAACAGCAGTGTTAGTAGTTTTGGGAGCAGCAGTGGTAATGTAAACACGATTGGCATAAATGCAAGTCCAAGTGGGAGTCATTCAGTATTGACTCAAAGCCAGTTGGGAAGAGGAAAGATATGTGATGAGAATTATTCTTCTCTGTACCCATCTTCTGTTGACAAGCTGACTCGGGATCCAGGGATCAACAGTCTAAATGCATTAACATCACAAGTGGCTAATATACCTAATACTGTCCAACATATGCTGCTTTCAGACTCTCTGATTTCAAAAAACAGAGGAAAAGATGAACCTGCATATGAAACTGGTGAACATTATCAAATGCTTCAGAATTCACATGGCCTGGCTGCCAATCAGGAAGGAAGTAAGACTATGAGTAACAGTTGTAGTGATAGTGCAACAAGGACTGTACGAATGGATATGGGGGGTGCTCAACCTGACAGTGGAATGAATGAGAGTACTGAAGTGGTGAAGCGGGAAGGAGAAGAAAACTCTTCAGGAGGAGGAGATAGCATGACTAGGCAAACAAGTGGAACTAGTACTGAGTCTGGCTACAACCATTCATCCCAGAATCTGGCAAAACAGGGTTTACCATTAGAATTAGTAGTTGGAGCATCCAAAATTAAGAGACAGACTTTGGCTTTTCCAAGAGGAAATGAGCATAGTATTCATAGTACATCTTCTTCTTCCCCATCTTCTCTACCTTCTTCAGTAGAACCCAGTCCAAATATACCTCCTCCCTGCACACTTTCTTCTTTTACTTCTACTTCTGTCAGTCCATCTCCAACACTCAAGTCCCCTAAGGAGCCTATTGTGAGAAGTATTGATCGAAGAAATTGTAACAAACTCCAGGAAAATTATGATGCTAATggcagaaaaaagaaaaatcaagcAGACCAGGATATCACAGTGACACTGGAAGGATCGAGAAGTGACATGCCGAGAATTGGGAATGACAAATTGGAGAGCCATGACAAGCGAAAAGCTGAAGAAGCACAGAAGGGCTCAACAACCCTAAGCGGAAAAGTGGAAGATTGTGAAAAAATTGTAAAAACACAAAACCTGgacaatcctcataaaattttgAAAACTGGAGAAACTCAAAACACAGGAGGAGTAGGAGTGATTGTCTCTACTCGTTCTGAAATGACTGAACATAATACTTTATTGGAATCTCCTCAAGGTGCTCCCTCTGCACCACAACATTTAGACAATGAATTGCAAAATTCACAAAATAGTACAGACAAGATTCATTCTTCCAATGCTTTCAAAGATGCCAGATGTGTCAATGGGCAAGGTGGGGGTAGTATTTGTACCCTCCCCTCAGTGAATGGAACCAACATTCCCCCTGAACCCAGTTATGAGCAGTCACCATCATGCCACCATTCCGGAAAGCAGAGGTCACCATATGGATACTCTGAACTTGTTGGCAGTATGATGGATTTAAAAAAGGCAGGCAGTATAGAAACAAGTACAGGGAAGGAAGCAAATTTAAGATATGAAAGTCAGCATCAGCCACCACTCAGTTATATCCCAGGACAAAAAAAGGGAATGGTGCCAACAGGCATAATGAAACTGGGAAGAAGAGGAACAATAAGAGATCAAGATATTAATCCTCCAGTGCAACAGTCATCTGCCAGTATTTTACAAGAAGTACTTCAAGGCTACCACACAGAAAAAACCTATGACCATACTAAAAACTCAGTCAACGTGCCCGACACACATCCCCAGTCTCAAAATATGGCTCATAATCTTTCAAGACATTCCTATGGTGTGAGTAAAAGCATGATGCCACGCAGTCTAGTCCCACAAACTGGGCTCAGCCAGGATCATCAAGCCTCACTTCCAGCAGCAGTTCCTGTGAAGGATTACCCTCTAAACCTTAAGCAGAGCAGTACTACTGGCATTGGACAGGATCCTCCTCCGACGTCTTGGGCTCCTGTTGGAGTGGGAAGAGCACACGGTGAGTCTTCAGGGAAATCCAAAATGGCAACATCTCCAAATCGCCCTGCAGCTATTTTACCAGAAACCACTGAATCTTCTCAACAACCACcattaaaaaacattaatttgGCAGACTATCTGCTACCGCATAGAATACCCTTCACAAACCCACAAACTTCGTCATCTGCCGTGCAGCAATTGTTGTTGCAGGATACCGAGCCAATAGGGGGCAGTGACCTACCTGTAAAAAAGCCTCCAATGGCTtcatcctcatcatcttcaGAGCGTTGTTCAGTAATCTGCGATGTATCTCTCCAGAGCACACCTGAAAAGGAAAAGGACAGACATGAAGACGAAGTAAAAGAGACTTGTAAGGAAACTGGTTACACTGGTGCTTCTGTAATTCAGCAATCACATTCTACTACTTTAGAAGGCCTGCAAGACAACAGTAAAGAGAACAAAAGTGAGGTGAAGATGGAAACTGAATGCAGTGCTTCAAAGGAGGTCTTTAGTCAGAATGATAATCCTACCCTTTATTGTGGACAATTACCAGAGAAGAAAAGTGCATTCCGACAGCAAAGCAGATCTCCATACACATCTGTGAACACAAGCACTGACAATCACAGTTTGTCCACTGGAGAGAATAGACATATAAATGTATCAAATGTCAACCCCTCTCATTTTCATCAAGCCCCCCGTACTCTTTCCTCTAACCTTAATCTTCAGGCATCACCTTCAACAAGATGTCAGTCAAACTATCCAGGGATAGATGGatgcggtagtcattcaggatATGGGTTTGAAAACTTCAGAGAGAGAAGCCATTTTCTTTCTCAGATCCCTCCTCAGCACGatataccttccaaatttcagtttggAAACTCTCAGCCAAACAAAAAACTGCAAATGTATTCTCATTCTCACCCTCATCAGTACTCCCAGGATACAGACGACAAACGTGAATGGGAAGCCTTACACAAGAACAGGATATCAAAGGATATGATGGTGTCTAGTAGTTCAGGATCAAGTAGCCAGCAGTATCGCAGCCAAGCAGGGATGAGCTCCCAAGCCTCTCATAGTGACCCAGGGGGTCAGCCGAAATTACTCCACCAGCAATTCTCTCGGCAGGGTAGTTACTATGATATGAAAATATGGAACCTCTCACAATCTGGAAGAGAGGGTGGAGGGACCCTTGAATGCACCCAACCAGTCTTTCAAACAAATCAGACCGGTGTAGTTACTCCTGGGTCTGATACCTCAAGAGGAGTTACAGAAAAAGTCAAATCATTTCCATCAGTGCCAAGTTCTCAAAAACCATCTGCTCATGGTAGTTTTGCTGGTAGTACAGTTAACTTAGGGACTCAACAAGGTCGTAGTCCAGTGAAAACAGAGCGTGCTGGAGAAACTAACCCATTAATGATGAGAAGGAGGGTTCGTTCTTTCATATCCCCAATTCCAGCAAAGAGACAGCATCAAGATTTACCACAGCAACAACGGAGTACTCAGACCCTGTATCCTTCTCCTTTAAGTAACACTGCATCCAGACATCATGATACTGGTCCATCAAGTCCTGATGTGCCCCATTCCGGGATGGCCATTCCAGATGCTAATTGTAATAAGCTAGCTCAGAATATGATGCTAACATCTCCATCTTCTCAGGGTAAAACCAACATTTTACCACCTAGGAAAGGTCGTGGCTTGAAACTGGAAGCGATAGTGCAGAAAATAACACCCAATGTTAAAAACAATAGAAGTCTCACCGATTTTGCGTGTACTCCACTAACTGGATCTTCTCATACAGATCTAGTACATTACAACTCTGACAACCAAGAACAAGAGTCTTGCATTGGGGACAGTTTATCTGAATCTGTAACTGGACATGGAAGTTCTCATTCTTATCTGGATGAAGGTCTCTCATTGGAGGAAATTATGTCCTACAAGGGTGTTGAGGAGATTGGCCCCTTGGCTCCCACTGCCTACCCTTGTGACCTCCAACAGAACCCCCCTATTGTGAAATTTGGGACCTCAGGGAATATTAACCGGAGTGCGGTTGAGGATTTGAAGCAAGAAACCCATTTTAGTATAGAAGGTCATGGTCCTCAATTTACAGAAAAAGACAGTTCAGGAGAAGGCAAAGAAGAATTGAGGTTGTCCACTGATTTCACTCTTTTGGGACCTTTGCCACCTGCACCACCATTACCTTGTCCAGTACAAGCTTCTCCACCTCCATCATCTTCTGTTTTGTCTGATATTCAACAATTCACTAATACATACCAGCAACTAGAGACACGGAGAGGAGAGGACTCTGCGGAAAGCTTTTTGAGAAAGAAGTTAACAGATTCTGGGCTGGGATTAGGTCTAGATGATTATTCAAGCAGAGACTTTTATGGACCCAGCTCATTTCACCATAACCAGCATCAAAGACAGTGCCTGTTACCCAGACACCCAAATAGTCTTCAGATACACCAGCAAAGTCCTTTTGGTCAAACCTTATCTTCAATGTCAAATTCATCacaattaaatgaactgaaaccccTTGAGACTGTTGTTCCTAAAGGTTATTTTCCATCTGGCAAGAAAAAGGGGCGGCCTGTTGGTAGCGTGAATAAACAGAAGCGTGCGCAAGTTCAATCCCAGAATGCGTCCATTAATGCTTCTCCTGTTATATCTACACCTATACAAATACCTGGCCCTACTGCGACTGCAGAGACTATTCCAAGTACCGTGACCACAACGCAAATTTCTGTACCCACTTCTGTAACGGACACTAAAGAATCATTTGAAGTGCCCTCTAATGCTTCTCAAATGTTGAATATGGATATAGAGAACAAGGATGTTCACCCCAAGGTTGAATTTGAACAAACTGACCAAGGACTATGCAAGGAAGATGACAGTCAAAGAGCAAAGTTAGAGGAAAAGCAGCaaaagaggagaagaagagTAGGTGGGCTGATGGGAAAAGAGATCCTCCAAGCCTGTGCAGGAACCGAAGAAAAATGTGCAACTGGAATTTTTCAAGATAACAGGAAATCTGTATTTTCACCTTACATTCACGTCGAGAGAAAACAGGAAATTGGTGCTGTGTGTACTATAGTGAATGAAGAACAAGAAAAGTCAAAGGGAGAGAAAAAAGAAGGTGTAAAGGCTGACAATCTCTTGAACTTACTTTCTTCTGAGATAAAAATGGATATAGATATTGAGGTAGTGAAGGAGAAAACAAAGATGGAACAAGTTGATTCTAGTCTTCTTCAGTCATGTACAGCAGGAAAGACGATTCCATTGTCTGGGTATGTGCTTTCAGGACCTGTAAGTACTGAGACAGGTAATTCTGGTCAACTGCTGTGTTGTTTATGCAAGAAGTGGGCAAATTACAAGAATCTAGGGGATCTTTATGGACCCTATTACCCTCCCGAATATGTGGCAAGCCTTCCTAAGAACCACCCTCAGATTCGAAATAGTTTAGGGACTGCCAAGCTTGGTAATAAAGGAGCAGATTTAGGAACATGTACAACGGAATCAACAAAACAGGATACACAACAAATAGAACCACAAATGTTAAAGCCTACATTAGATACTGTTTATGCAGGAAATGAAGCTGAAAAACAGTCTACTGTTACTACGACAAATGCAACCTCTACAGTGGATGGGGGAAGAGTTTTGGAAAACATTGATAATGTGTACAACAATATGGACCTGAACCAAAAAAGTGATCCGTTTCCAGAGTTGACAGATATTGTGAGTGCAGTGATGAAACAAGAACTGGAGCAACCGCAAGAACAGCAAAATCAGGACCAGTTGACAGAAGACACCCAGCCAAGACCACAACACAGAAAGCTCACCTCCCATCCACGCTTTAAAAGGCGACACAGACCCGGTGACGACTTGCCCAAGACTACCCAGAGTAATTTTAAAACCTCACTGCCATTCCAGCCACCTCCTCAGCTACTTAACCAAGACCCCTCTGAGCCCTTGGCGCATCTGGCTCAGCTTCCTGAAGTCCCACTGGACCATAATGAATTGTGGGTACATGAGGGATGCATAGCCTGGGCCAGTGGAGTGTTTCTGGTCAATGGACGTCTGTATGGCCTACAGGAGGCACTAGATGGCGCCATGGACACA AGCTGCTCTTATTGTGAGCAAGTGGGTGCAGCACTTGGTTGCTATAGTAAGGGCTGTTCTCTAAGATGCCACTATGTGTGCGCAATAGCGG ACTGCTCCCTAAATGAAGAGAACTTTTCACTGCGATGTCCAAAGCACAAG TTTTCCCAAAAAAATGCAGTAGAGAAGGGCGTCCTTTCAGAGCAGTCGGAAATGGGCTGA